In a single window of the bacterium genome:
- a CDS encoding TerB family tellurite resistance protein, with protein sequence MAWTGKLIGGGLGWALFGPLGALLGGVIGNAFDQKGATREVPPHYYRQRDQVRSDPRFAANPAGNFVAALIALCAHVIRADGQTRSEEVRQVRAFVQQAFPQDAADLMQLLKVLLERPIEVGPLCAQISAHLGYYERLELMQLLLAVARADGIINPAEAQAVTAVARGLGIRERDLRTLFGAAGAGGPAADASPAGPDPYEVLGLSREASDEELKKAYRELAKRFHPDRVAHLGEDFRAFAEEKFKTLQAAWERVRRERGL encoded by the coding sequence ATGGCCTGGACGGGAAAACTGATCGGTGGCGGCCTGGGCTGGGCCCTCTTCGGCCCGCTGGGCGCGCTGCTGGGGGGCGTCATCGGCAACGCCTTCGACCAGAAGGGCGCGACGCGCGAAGTGCCGCCCCACTACTACCGGCAGCGCGATCAGGTGAGGAGCGATCCGCGCTTCGCGGCCAACCCAGCCGGCAACTTCGTGGCCGCCCTCATCGCCCTCTGCGCCCATGTCATCCGGGCGGACGGGCAGACCCGCAGCGAGGAGGTGCGCCAGGTGCGCGCCTTCGTGCAGCAGGCCTTCCCGCAGGATGCGGCCGATCTCATGCAGCTGCTCAAGGTCCTGCTCGAGCGGCCCATCGAGGTGGGACCCCTCTGCGCCCAGATCAGCGCCCACCTGGGCTACTACGAGCGGTTGGAATTGATGCAGCTGCTGCTCGCCGTGGCGCGGGCGGACGGCATCATCAACCCGGCCGAGGCCCAGGCCGTGACGGCGGTGGCGCGGGGGCTGGGCATCCGCGAGCGGGACCTGCGCACCCTCTTCGGGGCGGCCGGCGCGGGTGGGCCGGCCGCGGACGCCTCGCCCGCCGGCCCCGATCCCTACGAGGTGCTGGGCCTGTCGCGGGAAGCAAGCGATGAGGAGTTGAAGAAGGCCTACCGCGAGCTGGCCAAGCGCTTCCACCCGGATCGCGTCGCACACCTGGGGGAGGACTTCCGCGCCTTCGCTGAAGAGAAGTTCAAGACGCTGCAGGCGGCCTGGGAGAGAGTCCGCCGGGAACGGGGACTCTGA
- the selB gene encoding selenocysteine-specific translation elongation factor, which translates to MRHIVIGTAGHIDHGKTSLVRALTGMDTDTLREERERQITIDLGFAFLGEHATIIDVPGHERFIKNMVSGVATIDFVLLVVAADDGIMPQTREHMDILRLLDLRHGLVVVTKADMADPEWLALVQEDLATFLAGSFLEGAPLCVVDSLSGRGIPELRATLDAALAALPPREGRGLFREVVDRVFNVKGHGTVVTGTVLSGVLRLGEEVEVQPGGQRARVRGLQVHGLAVEEVGQGDRAALNLQGLARTDLARGSWLAAPGVLRPTTLLDARLRVLPGNLRLKHRDRVRLHLGTAELIGRVLLLGRKVLEPGEEGYAQLLLEEPTAALVGDRFVIRRYSPQATLGGGVIVDPGPRRHRPSAVQVVERLERIAGGDFIDKLAGLLDDPGQPVWLEADFRSKTGAAPDELRGALAELAAAGRVRRCEWGSRVHWISTARWNELSMRLLNRLQEWHDASPELPGMPLPQLKGELFAHRGWQSFAQSLLDELLTSLAAAGQVRLDGRMAAISGHEATINPELRRRVDAFVAWLEEQGYGAPRLEEMAAALAVSVPETKRLLALALGEGLVEQATDQVFLTRRRHEAALRELAALAGEAAEGFTVGQAGTRLGASRRFMVPYLEALDRRGVTVRAGNFRTMAGEGT; encoded by the coding sequence ATGCGGCACATCGTGATCGGCACCGCCGGGCACATCGACCACGGCAAGACCAGCCTGGTGCGCGCCCTGACCGGCATGGACACCGACACCCTGCGCGAGGAGCGGGAGCGGCAGATCACCATCGACCTGGGCTTCGCCTTCCTGGGGGAGCACGCCACCATCATCGACGTGCCCGGCCACGAGCGCTTCATCAAGAACATGGTGAGCGGCGTGGCCACCATCGATTTCGTGCTGCTGGTGGTGGCCGCCGACGACGGCATCATGCCCCAGACCCGCGAGCACATGGACATCCTGCGCCTGCTCGACCTGCGCCACGGCCTGGTGGTGGTGACCAAGGCGGACATGGCCGATCCCGAGTGGCTGGCCCTGGTGCAGGAGGACCTCGCCACCTTCCTGGCGGGCAGCTTCCTGGAGGGGGCGCCGCTCTGCGTGGTGGACTCGCTCTCGGGGCGGGGCATCCCCGAGCTGCGCGCCACCCTGGACGCCGCCCTGGCCGCCCTTCCGCCCCGCGAGGGCCGCGGCCTCTTCCGCGAGGTGGTGGATCGCGTCTTCAACGTGAAGGGCCATGGCACGGTGGTGACCGGCACGGTTCTCAGCGGCGTCCTGCGCCTGGGCGAGGAGGTGGAGGTCCAGCCCGGCGGGCAGCGGGCCCGGGTGCGCGGCCTGCAGGTGCACGGCCTGGCGGTGGAGGAGGTGGGGCAGGGCGATCGCGCCGCCCTCAACCTGCAAGGCCTGGCCCGCACCGACTTGGCGCGCGGCTCCTGGCTGGCCGCCCCCGGCGTGCTGCGGCCCACCACCCTGCTCGACGCCCGCCTGCGCGTGCTGCCGGGGAATCTGCGCCTCAAGCATCGCGACCGCGTGCGGCTCCACCTGGGCACCGCCGAGCTGATCGGCCGCGTGCTGCTCCTGGGGCGCAAGGTCCTTGAGCCGGGCGAGGAGGGTTACGCCCAGCTGCTCCTCGAGGAACCGACGGCCGCCCTGGTGGGCGACCGCTTCGTCATCCGCCGCTATTCGCCCCAGGCCACCCTCGGCGGCGGCGTCATCGTCGACCCCGGTCCACGCCGCCACCGCCCCTCCGCCGTGCAGGTCGTGGAGCGGCTGGAGCGCATCGCCGGCGGGGACTTCATCGACAAACTGGCGGGCCTGCTCGACGATCCGGGACAGCCCGTCTGGCTCGAGGCGGATTTCCGCAGCAAGACCGGGGCCGCCCCGGACGAGCTGCGCGGAGCGCTGGCGGAGCTGGCGGCGGCGGGGCGCGTCCGGCGCTGCGAGTGGGGCAGCCGCGTGCATTGGATCTCGACGGCCCGCTGGAACGAACTCTCGATGCGCCTGCTCAACCGTCTCCAGGAGTGGCACGACGCATCCCCCGAGCTGCCCGGCATGCCGCTGCCGCAGCTCAAGGGCGAGCTCTTCGCCCACCGGGGCTGGCAGAGCTTCGCCCAGTCCCTGCTCGATGAATTGTTGACCAGCCTGGCCGCCGCCGGCCAGGTCCGGCTTGACGGCCGAATGGCGGCGATCAGCGGGCACGAGGCCACGATCAATCCGGAGCTGCGCCGCCGGGTGGACGCCTTCGTCGCCTGGCTGGAAGAGCAGGGCTACGGGGCGCCCCGCCTGGAGGAGATGGCCGCCGCCCTGGCCGTCTCCGTGCCCGAGACCAAGCGCCTGCTGGCCCTGGCCCTGGGCGAGGGGCTGGTCGAGCAGGCCACGGACCAGGTCTTCCTCACCCGGCGCCGGCACGAGGCGGCGCTGCGGGAGTTGGCCGCCCTGGCCGGAGAAGCGGCGGAGGGCTTCACGGTGGGCCAGGCCGGCACGCGCCTGGGCGCCTCGCGCCGTTTCATGGTGCCCTATCTTGAAGCCCTGGACCGGCGCGGGGTCACGGTGCGCGCCGGCAACTTCCGCACGATGGCGGGGGAGGGGACATGA